One Malania oleifera isolate guangnan ecotype guangnan chromosome 10, ASM2987363v1, whole genome shotgun sequence genomic region harbors:
- the LOC131165748 gene encoding protein LATE ELONGATED HYPOCOTYL-like isoform X2 produces the protein MSISSTQPAKQILDLEKEPLLEKPGGDGKSANAKKNLDDESCSEVFTFFQEAPTSMCSVNKNSISTPVALRNSCIFREFVPSVKEVINQDKNNESFANAETKENQQHKCDAKQAIQENGTSISSDLEISHTSPKKMVSNEKTRKLSEHENFGPWPANDVQAAHNYPRHVPVHVLDASLGMCSQTPALNSLYRESMVHQMGGVHGQTNVFTNPAASATTENQDDTSRSSIHPSVPTFPSPFNPVHYNQDDYRSYLHISSAFSSLILSSLLQNPAAHAAASFAASFWPCTNVEASENSPAGTIGGFPPRQITSAPSMAAIAAATVAAATAWWAAHGLLPFCTPLLTGYSCTPASTTVAPSRDAGQASAANKERKENASENPPSQDQQLDPEDSEALQAHNSASKAPTSSSSDSEESGLAKVNTGLTAPDHEKMAAVVTEVHDSNKAKSRKQVDRSSCGSNTPSSSEVETDVLEKHENDNDELKEPDANHPATESSNRRTRSASNINDSWKEVSEEGRIAFQALFSREVLPQSFSPPHDLKNKEHHKNNIEWVKQSMDEKDNDASRLDLNSKTCGTCSCHREVEKNVLVTGNDNGEEGLLSMGLGQGKLKARRTGFKPYKRCSVEAKECRVANANGSEENCAKRIRLEGDAST, from the exons ATGTCAATTTCTTCTACACAGCCTGCTAAGCAAATACTGGACTTGGAGAAAGAGCCACTTCTGGAG AAACCTGGTGGTGATGGAAAGTCGGCAAATGCAAAAAAAAATCTGGATGATGAAAGTTGCTCAGAAGTCTTTACGTTTTTTCAAGAAGCTCCTACGTCTATGTGTTCTGTGAACAAGAACTCCATATCAACACCAGTGGCACTCAGAAACTCTTGCATTTTTAGGGAGTTTGTGCCTTCGGTGAAAGAAGTCATCAACCAGGATAAAAATAATGAATCTTTTGCCAATGCTGAGACCAAAGAAAATCAGCAGCATAAATGTGATGCCAAACAGGCTATTCAGGAAAATGGCACGAGCATATCCTCAGACTTGGAGATATCTCACACTTCACCCAAGAAAATGGTTTCTAATGAGAAAACAAGGAAACTAAGTGAGCATGAAAATTTTGGTCCATGGCCAGCAAATGACGTGCAAGCAGCGCATAACTACCCAAGGCATGTTCCTGTGCATGTTCTAGATGCAAGCCTGGGAATGTGTAGTCAAACTCCTGCCCTAAATTCGTTATACCGAGAATCCATGGTTCATCAAATGGGAGGAGTTCATGGACAAACTAACGTGTTCACTAATCCAGCTGCATCTGCAACTACTGAAAATCAAGATGACACCTCAAGATCATCCATTCATCCATCCGTTCCCACTTTCCCTTCTCCCTTCAACCCTGTCCATTACAATCAAGATGACTACCGATCATATCTCCACATCTCCTCTGCCTTTTCAAGTCTTATTTTATCTAGTCTGCTACAAAACCCTGCAGCCCACGCTGCAGCAAGCTTTGCAGCTTCATTTTGGCCCTGCACAAATGTGGAAGCTTCCGAAAATTCTCCTGCAGGCACAATTGGAGGTTTTCCACCAAGGCAAATTACCTCTGCTCCAAGTATGGCAGCAATTGCTGCTGCTACTGTAGCAGCTGCAACTGCATGGTGGGCAGCCCATGGACTGCTCCCCTTTTGCACTCCTCTCCTCACTGGCTATTCATGTACTCCTGCATCCACCACTGTAGCCCCATCAAGAGATGCTGGTCAAGCATCAGCAGCCAACAAGGAAAGGAAGGAGAATGCTTCTGAAAATCCCCCATCGCAAGATCAGCAATTGGATCCTGAAGACTCTGAAGCTTTGCAAGCACATAATTCTGCTTCCAAGGCACCAACTTCATCATCATCAGACTCTGAGGAGAGTGGACTTGCAAAGGTAAATACTGGGTTAACAGCTCCTGATCATGAGAAGATGGCTGCAGTAGTAACTGAGGTCCATGATTCAAACAAGGCAAAGAGTAGAAAACAGGTGGACCGATCTTCGTGTGGTTCAAACACACCTTCTAGCAGTGAAGTAGAAACAGATGTATTAGAGAAACATGAGAATGACAATGATGAGTTAAAGGAACCTGATGCAAATCATCCCGCTACTGAATCTAGCAATCGCCGCACTAGAAGTGCCAGCAACATTAATGATTCTTGGAAGGAGGTCTCTGAAGAG GGGAGGATAGCTTTTCAAGCACTGTTTTCTAGAGAAGTGTTGCCACAGAGCTTTTCACCTCCGCATGATCTGAAGAATAAGGAGCATCACAAAAATAATATTGAATGGGTTAAGCAGAGCATGGATGAGAAAGACAATGATGCATCACGTTTAGACCTCAACAGCAAGACTTGTGGAACTTGTTCCTGTCATCGGGAAGTTGAGAAAAATGTATTGGTGACGGGCAATGACAACGGGGAAGAGGGACTACTTTCAATGGGGCTTGGACAGGGAAAGCTCAAGGCTCGTCGAACAGGTTTTAAACCTTACAAAAGATGTTCAGTTGAAGCAAAGGAGTGCAGGGTGGCAAATGCCAATGGAAGTGAAGAAAATTGTGCTAAGAGGATACGCTTGGAAGGGGATGCCTCAACTTGA
- the LOC131165748 gene encoding protein LATE ELONGATED HYPOCOTYL-like isoform X1, with protein sequence MDTYSSGEDLVIKTRKPYTITKQRERWTVEEHNRFLEALKLHGRAWQRIEEHIGTKTAVQIRSHAQKFFSKLEKEALVKGIPVGQALNIDIPPPRPKRKPSNPYPRKTGAGDPTSQVGVKDGKLIMSISSTQPAKQILDLEKEPLLEKPGGDGKSANAKKNLDDESCSEVFTFFQEAPTSMCSVNKNSISTPVALRNSCIFREFVPSVKEVINQDKNNESFANAETKENQQHKCDAKQAIQENGTSISSDLEISHTSPKKMVSNEKTRKLSEHENFGPWPANDVQAAHNYPRHVPVHVLDASLGMCSQTPALNSLYRESMVHQMGGVHGQTNVFTNPAASATTENQDDTSRSSIHPSVPTFPSPFNPVHYNQDDYRSYLHISSAFSSLILSSLLQNPAAHAAASFAASFWPCTNVEASENSPAGTIGGFPPRQITSAPSMAAIAAATVAAATAWWAAHGLLPFCTPLLTGYSCTPASTTVAPSRDAGQASAANKERKENASENPPSQDQQLDPEDSEALQAHNSASKAPTSSSSDSEESGLAKVNTGLTAPDHEKMAAVVTEVHDSNKAKSRKQVDRSSCGSNTPSSSEVETDVLEKHENDNDELKEPDANHPATESSNRRTRSASNINDSWKEVSEEGRIAFQALFSREVLPQSFSPPHDLKNKEHHKNNIEWVKQSMDEKDNDASRLDLNSKTCGTCSCHREVEKNVLVTGNDNGEEGLLSMGLGQGKLKARRTGFKPYKRCSVEAKECRVANANGSEENCAKRIRLEGDAST encoded by the exons TTAGAGAAGGAAGCTCTGGTTAAAGGAATTCCTGTTGGACAAGCTCTCAACATAGACATTCCTCCTCCACGCCCCAAAAGGAAGCCGAGCAATCCTTATCCTCGGAAGACAGGTGCAGGTGATCCTACTTCGCAAGTGGGAGTAAAGGATGGAAAACTGATTATGTCAATTTCTTCTACACAGCCTGCTAAGCAAATACTGGACTTGGAGAAAGAGCCACTTCTGGAG AAACCTGGTGGTGATGGAAAGTCGGCAAATGCAAAAAAAAATCTGGATGATGAAAGTTGCTCAGAAGTCTTTACGTTTTTTCAAGAAGCTCCTACGTCTATGTGTTCTGTGAACAAGAACTCCATATCAACACCAGTGGCACTCAGAAACTCTTGCATTTTTAGGGAGTTTGTGCCTTCGGTGAAAGAAGTCATCAACCAGGATAAAAATAATGAATCTTTTGCCAATGCTGAGACCAAAGAAAATCAGCAGCATAAATGTGATGCCAAACAGGCTATTCAGGAAAATGGCACGAGCATATCCTCAGACTTGGAGATATCTCACACTTCACCCAAGAAAATGGTTTCTAATGAGAAAACAAGGAAACTAAGTGAGCATGAAAATTTTGGTCCATGGCCAGCAAATGACGTGCAAGCAGCGCATAACTACCCAAGGCATGTTCCTGTGCATGTTCTAGATGCAAGCCTGGGAATGTGTAGTCAAACTCCTGCCCTAAATTCGTTATACCGAGAATCCATGGTTCATCAAATGGGAGGAGTTCATGGACAAACTAACGTGTTCACTAATCCAGCTGCATCTGCAACTACTGAAAATCAAGATGACACCTCAAGATCATCCATTCATCCATCCGTTCCCACTTTCCCTTCTCCCTTCAACCCTGTCCATTACAATCAAGATGACTACCGATCATATCTCCACATCTCCTCTGCCTTTTCAAGTCTTATTTTATCTAGTCTGCTACAAAACCCTGCAGCCCACGCTGCAGCAAGCTTTGCAGCTTCATTTTGGCCCTGCACAAATGTGGAAGCTTCCGAAAATTCTCCTGCAGGCACAATTGGAGGTTTTCCACCAAGGCAAATTACCTCTGCTCCAAGTATGGCAGCAATTGCTGCTGCTACTGTAGCAGCTGCAACTGCATGGTGGGCAGCCCATGGACTGCTCCCCTTTTGCACTCCTCTCCTCACTGGCTATTCATGTACTCCTGCATCCACCACTGTAGCCCCATCAAGAGATGCTGGTCAAGCATCAGCAGCCAACAAGGAAAGGAAGGAGAATGCTTCTGAAAATCCCCCATCGCAAGATCAGCAATTGGATCCTGAAGACTCTGAAGCTTTGCAAGCACATAATTCTGCTTCCAAGGCACCAACTTCATCATCATCAGACTCTGAGGAGAGTGGACTTGCAAAGGTAAATACTGGGTTAACAGCTCCTGATCATGAGAAGATGGCTGCAGTAGTAACTGAGGTCCATGATTCAAACAAGGCAAAGAGTAGAAAACAGGTGGACCGATCTTCGTGTGGTTCAAACACACCTTCTAGCAGTGAAGTAGAAACAGATGTATTAGAGAAACATGAGAATGACAATGATGAGTTAAAGGAACCTGATGCAAATCATCCCGCTACTGAATCTAGCAATCGCCGCACTAGAAGTGCCAGCAACATTAATGATTCTTGGAAGGAGGTCTCTGAAGAG GGGAGGATAGCTTTTCAAGCACTGTTTTCTAGAGAAGTGTTGCCACAGAGCTTTTCACCTCCGCATGATCTGAAGAATAAGGAGCATCACAAAAATAATATTGAATGGGTTAAGCAGAGCATGGATGAGAAAGACAATGATGCATCACGTTTAGACCTCAACAGCAAGACTTGTGGAACTTGTTCCTGTCATCGGGAAGTTGAGAAAAATGTATTGGTGACGGGCAATGACAACGGGGAAGAGGGACTACTTTCAATGGGGCTTGGACAGGGAAAGCTCAAGGCTCGTCGAACAGGTTTTAAACCTTACAAAAGATGTTCAGTTGAAGCAAAGGAGTGCAGGGTGGCAAATGCCAATGGAAGTGAAGAAAATTGTGCTAAGAGGATACGCTTGGAAGGGGATGCCTCAACTTGA